DNA sequence from the Anaeromicrobium sediminis genome:
AAGGAGTTTCAGGAATCCCTGTTTTATCAGGGGCTGGATTTAGAGTATCTATGTGGATATTCTTTACACTTCTTGGTATAGGATATACTATGATCCATGCTAAAAAGGTAAAAAAAGACCCAACAATATCTATTTCTTATGAGCAAGATGAAGTTTATAGAAATGAACTTAAATCTGATGAAGATATAAGTTCAGATTTTGGACTAGGGCATACATTAGTTATTTTAACTCTTGTGTTAGGTATGGCTTGGGTTATATGGGGTGTAATGAAGTATGGTTATTATATTCCAGAGATTGCAACACAATTCTTTATTATGGGTATTGTATCAGGAATCATTGGTATCATATTTAAATTAAATGATATGACAATGAATGGTATGGCACAAGCCTTTAAAGAGGGTTCAAAAGATTTATTAGGTGCAGCATTAGTAGTAGGTATGGCAAAAGGAATTATCCTAGTTTTAGGAGGTTCTGACCCAACTACACCAACAGTACTTAATACTGTACTTCACTATACGGGAAATATTGTAGGAAAATTACCACCAGCAGTTGCTGCATGGTTTATGTATATATTCCAATCAGTATTTAACTTCTTTGTTGTATCAGGTTCAGGACAAGCAGCTCTTACTATGCCGCTAATGGCACCACTTGCTGACCTTGTAGGAGTAAGTAGACAAGTAGGAGTTTTAGCATTCCAATTAGGAGATGGATTTACAAACTTAATAGTTCCAACTTCAGGAATTCTAATTGCTGTTTTAGGAATTACTAAAATAGAATGGATGACATGGGCAAAATGGCAATTCAAATTCCAAATGATATTATTTGCATGTGCATCTGCATTTGTCATGATAGCTACTGTAATTGGATTTAACTAAAAAAATACCATATATTTTTATGTATAACTTAATAAATGAAAGCTAGTTGTTAAGGTATAACATGAGGTGAAAAAATTAGAAAAAACTGTGTTTTAAACACAGTTTTTTTTAATTGTTAAAAGGGAAAAATAGAATATTATAATAGATTAGGGAGTGTTAAAGTTTTGTACTATAAATCTTTATATGATAAATCGTTGGAATTATTAAAAGAAAGAAAAAAGAATTTAAAGGATAAATGGAATTTTGTAGTGGTTGGAGATACTCATTTGTTTCATAAGGGTTCTGATTGTAGAAATGGATTAGACAAGGTGGTTAATTTATTTAAAGAAAAAAAATTAGATCCATTATTTATAATCCATGTGGGAGATACGATTCACAAAAGATCTGAAGATAGAATGAAAGATTTTGTGAAAATTATAAATGATGATGAAACACTAAATAAAATTCCCATATTTTGTGCCACCGGAAATCATGATAGAATAGGCTCTTTTGAGGTTGTAGGAGACACAGATGCTTTTAATAAACATATTGCTCCTTCTGATTACTTTATAGACGTGGATGGAAGTAGATTCATATGGCTTAATAATACAGGGCATGTGGAGAATGGGAAAGAATACATGGGATTTTCTAAAGAGTATCTTGAAAAAAATTTAATAGGTCCTATGGAAAATGCAATTAAAAATAATATATCAAACTTTTTTATAAGCATGCATATTCCACCTAATTGGGGCAGTTGGACTGATGGAGGAAAAACTGATAACCACACCTTTAAACATGGTGTAGAAGAGTTTATACACATAATTAAAACCTATAAAAAATATATAAAAGTTGTCTTTTGTGGTCACATTCATGCCTATGGATTGCAGACTATAGATAATGTACCCATAATAGTTACTGGAGGCGGTGGTGGATTATTGTGTAAAAACTTTAATGAAACTATAGACCATCACTTTATAAATGTGGAAGTAGTTAAAGACAAGGAAGATAGGAATGTGGCCTTTACAATTTATGAAATTTAACTTGTGTATATAAAATGATATAATTGAAGATAGAAAAAGTTAACAAGATTTGTGGGAGCAAAGAGGTGGGCAACTTTGGAAAAGAAATTGTATATATTAAACTTTAATTATGAGGACGGAAAAAACATAAAAAAGCAATTGGACAATCTATTTGAAGATAATATAGATATTAGGTGTATAGAATCAGAGGAATTAAGTGCTCCTAAAGGGGAGTGCTTAATTTTAGTTCCTGATAATAGGACTTTTATAGGTATTAAAGAAAAATTAGGACAAGGATGTAATGTAATAGAGGCCAAGTTAACTTTGTCTAAAGAATCCATAGATAAGATTAAAAGCTTAGACAATGATAAGAAGGTTAGTCTTTTTCATGAAAATATTGAAATAATGAATAAAATAGTATGTGTAATATATAATCTCACAGGAAAAAAGCTACATACCTGCGAATGTGAAAATTCACATATATATCTAGATTTAAATGATGAAAAAAAAGAAGATTTTATTGGAAGAGTATTATTAGATTTAAGTACAATAATAGAAATTGCAGTAAGGTTTAATATAGATTACATAATAAAAAACGAAAATATAATGGAAAAATACAAAGAAATGATTACTAATGAAGCTGGATTTCTTAATATGCTTGGAAGGGTTAATAAATTTGAAAGCCAGCTGGATATACTATTTAAAGTCATTGATGAAGGGGTTATAATAGCAGATAAAAATGGAATGATAAATATTTGTACGGATAATTGTTGTAACATAATTGGATATAAGAAAAAAGATGTGATTAATAAGAGTTTAATAGAATTATTTCCACAAATATATTTTAATCCAGTTTTAGAAGATTATATATATATAAAGGAGCAACTTATAAAGATAAACGGAGATGACATTATAGTATCAATATATCCTATATTTCATTCAAATAGAATGTACGGAATGGTAGGCTTGTTTAAAAAGTTTAGTGACTTGGAGCGAAAGCAGCATAAAATAAGGGCCAAATTAATAGGTAAAGGACATAGGGCAAAATATAAATTTTCCAATATTGTTGGAAAGAGTGAAAAAATAGAAAAGTGTAAGGAGATGGCTAGGAGAATGGCCAAATCTAATTCTTCTGTTCTTATAACTGGAGAAAGTGGAACTGGGAAGGAGTTATTTGCCCATGCCATGCATAATAGTTCTGATAGAAGAGAGTACCAATTTGTGGCTATTAATTGTGGAGCGCTGCCTGAGAGTCTTCTTGAAAGTGAACTCTTTGGATATGAAGAAGGAGCCTTTACAGGAGCTAAAAAGGGTGGAAAACCGGGACTATTAGAATTGGCCCATAGGGGAACCTTGTTTTTAGATGAAATAGGTGAAATGCCACTTAAGTTGCAATTAAGATTGCTTAGAGTATTGCAAGAAAAAGAAGTTATGAGAATAGGCGGAGATACCTTAATAAAAGTAGATATTAGAATTATAGCTGCAACAAACAGAAATTTAAAGGAAATGGTCTTAAGTGGACAATTTAGGGAAGATCTATATTTTAGATTAAATGTATTACCCTTAAGAATACCTCCCCTTAGAACTAGAACGGAGGATATTATTCCACTTATAGAAAAAATGAAAGATGAATTTAATAGTGAGTTTTATTTCATGCCTAATGCCATTGACGCCCTTTTAAC
Encoded proteins:
- a CDS encoding sigma-54 interaction domain-containing protein, with the protein product MEKKLYILNFNYEDGKNIKKQLDNLFEDNIDIRCIESEELSAPKGECLILVPDNRTFIGIKEKLGQGCNVIEAKLTLSKESIDKIKSLDNDKKVSLFHENIEIMNKIVCVIYNLTGKKLHTCECENSHIYLDLNDEKKEDFIGRVLLDLSTIIEIAVRFNIDYIIKNENIMEKYKEMITNEAGFLNMLGRVNKFESQLDILFKVIDEGVIIADKNGMINICTDNCCNIIGYKKKDVINKSLIELFPQIYFNPVLEDYIYIKEQLIKINGDDIIVSIYPIFHSNRMYGMVGLFKKFSDLERKQHKIRAKLIGKGHRAKYKFSNIVGKSEKIEKCKEMARRMAKSNSSVLITGESGTGKELFAHAMHNSSDRREYQFVAINCGALPESLLESELFGYEEGAFTGAKKGGKPGLLELAHRGTLFLDEIGEMPLKLQLRLLRVLQEKEVMRIGGDTLIKVDIRIIAATNRNLKEMVLSGQFREDLYFRLNVLPLRIPPLRTRTEDIIPLIEKMKDEFNSEFYFMPNAIDALLTHNWRGNVRELRNYVEYFTNIGLTKVGVKDLPFDDIGIYEEGLEEEDLAFIDKLKKQVGKGIRKYVFVLEQLEKSQIISKRMGRRSLYQLAKEEGLYISENEVRSILVTLEKFLMVEIYKGRSGTVITDFGKRSLSYMKKG
- the yfcC gene encoding putative basic amino acid antiporter YfcC, producing the protein MGNKKRFAVPDTYVIIFFVILLAAALTYIVPVGQFDTHDISFTKADGTEKTKTVLIPESFRIVQDENGESVKNGIKLFEPYGGVGVTNYMFEGLVSGDKWGSAVGVVAFILVIGGAFGIILKTGAVEAGMFAMIKRTKGFDVAIIPILFILFSLGGAVFGMGEEAIPFVMILVPIIVAMGYDAVTCILITYVATQIGFATSWMNPFSVAIAQGVSGIPVLSGAGFRVSMWIFFTLLGIGYTMIHAKKVKKDPTISISYEQDEVYRNELKSDEDISSDFGLGHTLVILTLVLGMAWVIWGVMKYGYYIPEIATQFFIMGIVSGIIGIIFKLNDMTMNGMAQAFKEGSKDLLGAALVVGMAKGIILVLGGSDPTTPTVLNTVLHYTGNIVGKLPPAVAAWFMYIFQSVFNFFVVSGSGQAALTMPLMAPLADLVGVSRQVGVLAFQLGDGFTNLIVPTSGILIAVLGITKIEWMTWAKWQFKFQMILFACASAFVMIATVIGFN
- a CDS encoding metallophosphoesterase family protein gives rise to the protein MYYKSLYDKSLELLKERKKNLKDKWNFVVVGDTHLFHKGSDCRNGLDKVVNLFKEKKLDPLFIIHVGDTIHKRSEDRMKDFVKIINDDETLNKIPIFCATGNHDRIGSFEVVGDTDAFNKHIAPSDYFIDVDGSRFIWLNNTGHVENGKEYMGFSKEYLEKNLIGPMENAIKNNISNFFISMHIPPNWGSWTDGGKTDNHTFKHGVEEFIHIIKTYKKYIKVVFCGHIHAYGLQTIDNVPIIVTGGGGGLLCKNFNETIDHHFINVEVVKDKEDRNVAFTIYEI